The Horticoccus luteus DNA window GCGGGGTGATCGATTCCCGCGCGGCGACGCTGATTTTGCAGGACTACTTGGATACGCGGATTCTGCTCTCGTCGGAGGACGGCGAACGCGACGAAACCTGACGTGAAGGCGACCTCGGAGCGTACGCGTTGGCGCGCCGTCTGTGCTTACGACGGGACAAATTTCGCGGGGTGGCAAAGCCAGGCGGGTGGCAATGCAATTCAGGACGTGATCGAGAAGGCGCTGGGCAAGGTGTTGAAGACGCCGGTCAGGATTCACGGCAGCGGTCGGACAGATGCGGGCGTGCACGCGCTCGCGCAAGTGTTTCACTTCGACGCAGCATGGTCCCACGGCGCCGAAAAACTGCGGGCGGCGTTGCGGGTGGAATTGCCGGCGGCGATCCAGATCGCGGCATTGCGGCGCGCGAAACCGACGTTTCATGCGCGGTTCGACGCCAAGGGGAAGATTTACGAATACCATGTTTGTCTGGGCGAGGCCGATCCGTTTACCCGGCTGTTTGTCTGGCCGGTCTTCCGGGCGCTGGATCTTGCCGCGATGCAGACGGCCGCGCGACGACTGACCGGTCGGCATGATTTTCGTGCGTTCACGGCGCTCAACGGGCCGGAGCGCGAGGACACGGTGCGCGATCTGCGGCGGTTGGAGGTCGCCCGGCGCGGGCGGCGGATCAAGATCACCGCGGAGGCGGACGGATTTCTCTATAAAATGGTGCGGAGCCTTGCCGGAACCCTCGTGGCGGTGGGTGAGGGAAAACTGACGCCGGCTCAGGTCACGGGTTTGCTCGCGGGCGGCGTGCGAACCGCCGCGGTGCCGACGGCGCCGGGCAAAGGCTTGTTCCTCCGACGCGTGCTTTACCGATGAAGAACGGATGGCCGCAGCTTGGTCGTGGTTTGGTGGACACGGTGTTTCCGCCGGTCTGCGTGAATTGCAACGGTCTCGTGGAGCACAATCCCGAATGGCGGCACGTGTGCCCGCGGTGCGTGGCGCAGATGGATTTTGTGCATGCGCCGCAGTGCACGACGTGCGGGCATCCGTTTTACGGGCACGTGATCGGTGAACGGTTGTGTCCGCACTGCGAGTCGCTGCACCCCGCTTTTCGCGAAGGGCGCACGGCGGTTTTGTTGAAAGGAGCGGGGCGCGCGCTGGTGCATGGGTTGAAATATCACCGGCAGTTGCACGTGCTCACGGATATCGCTGCGGTGTTCAGGCGTTCGCCGGCGCTGCTGGATTTCGTGCGCGACGGGCGGCTGGTGCCAGTGCCCTTGCATCCGCGCAAGGAGCGGGAGCGCGGTTACAATCAGAGTTTGTTGCTCGCCGAAACGCTTGCGGAAGTCGCCGGCGGAGCGACGACCGTGGCACCGATTTTGCGGAGAGTCGCCGACACGGAGACGCAAACGCATCGCGACAGAAGAGAGCGGCAGTTGAACCTGAAAAATGCCTTTGCACTGGCCTGCGACGCCGACATTAATACGAGCCAACATTACCTTCTCGTTGATGACGTTTTCACCACGGGTTCCACCCTCAACAGTTGCGCGCTGGTCTTGCGCCGCGCGGGAATCCTGAACCTCGATGTCGTGACGTTTGGTCACGGTTAATACCGCTATGTCGCATTTCGACAAACCCACTTACAACGTCCGCCGCACGCGGAAAAAGGACATTCCCCAAGGGATCTACACGAAGGATCCGATCACGGGGGAAGCGTTGTTCACGAAGGACATCGTGGACAACCAAATGGTCTCGCCGAAGAGCGGGCATCATTTCCCGATCGGAGCGCGCGAGCGCATCGCCGCGCTCGTCGACAAAGAATCTTTCCGGGAAATAGCGGCGAATGTGAGATCGGGCGATCCGCTCACGTTCGTCGATTCGACGCCGTATCCGGTGCGTCTAAAACGATACGAAAAGGAGAGCACGCTGCCGGAGGCGGTCATTACGGGAACGGCCAAAATCCACGGGATCGAGGTATCGCTAGCGGTGATGGATTTTCGGTTTTGCGGCGGCACGCTCGGGTCGGCGACGGGCGAGAAGATCACGCGCGCCATCGAAGAGGCTTTGGAACGGAAATGCCCGTGCATCATTTTCAGCACGTCGGGTGGCGCGCGCATGCAGGAAGGGATCCTCTCGTTGATGCAGATGGCAAAGACGAGCGCGGCGCTGGGGCGCCTGGCGGAGGCGGGATTGCCCTATGTTTCGGTGCTGACGAATCCGACGACGGGCGGTGTTTCAGCGAGCTTTGCGACCATCGGTGACGTGATTCTGGCGGAGCCGGGCGCGTTGATCGGATTCGCGGGTCCCCGCGTGATCAAGGATACGACGAAGCAAACGTTGCCGCCGGGGTTTCAGACTTCGGAATTTCTGCTCAAGCACGGACTCGTGGACCAAATCGTGAGCCGCACCGAGATGCGGGATCGGCTGGGCGATCTGCTGCTCGCGTTGCACGTGAAGAAAAGTCCGGGCGTCAAAGCGAAGAGCTGACGAGCGAAGCCGCGCCGGGCGGATTCGCGTCAGATTTCGTCCAAGCGGATACAGGCAGCCGTGCGGTTCTCGCCCGCGGGCAAGAGTGGAGGCACTCGTTCGCGGCAGCGCGCCACGGCATAACGGCAGCGGGGATGAAAGGCGCAGCCGGGCGGAGGTGAGAGCGGAGAGGGAGGATCGCCGTCGAGAACGATACGCGACGCAGCCGGGCCGAGGTCGGACTTCAGCGCGGGAATGGCACTGACCAGCGCCTGCGTGTAGGGATGTCGCGGTCGATCGATCACGTCGAGGGCGGGGCCAAGCTCCACGATTTTCCCGAGATACATCACGGCGATACGATCGGAGATATGTTTCACCACGGAAAGGTCGTGGGCGATGAAGATCAGGCTCAGGTTCATCTCGCGGCAGAGACGCGCGAGCAGATTGAGGATCTGAGCCTGGATGGACACATCCAGCGCGGAAACGGGCTCATCGGCGATGAGGATGTGCGGATTCAGCGCCAGCGCGCGTGCGATGGCGATGCGTTGCCGCTGGCCGCCGGAAAATTCATGCGGATATTTTTGCATGAAGCGCGGCGCGAGGCCGACACGCGCCATCAAGTCGGCGACGCGGCGGGGGATTTCGTCGCGTGGGGCAATTTGGTGGACGCGCAGCGGCTCGGCGAGCGCGTCGAACACGGTCATGCGCGGATTGAGCGATGCGTAGGGATCCTGAAAGACGAGCTGCATCTCGCGGCGCGCGGCCGCCAGTTCGCGTTCTGAAGCGCCCGTGAGTGTGCGGCCGTTGAGGAGGACCGTGCCGGAAGTGGTGGGCACGAGTTGGAGGATGGTGCGCGCGAGCGTCGATTTTCCGCAGCCGGATTCACCGACGAGGCCGAGCACTTCGCCGCGCGCGAGGGAAAGCGTGACGCCGTCGACAGCTTTGAGGATCTCGGCTTCGCGGTGGAACCAGCCGCGCGAGCGCACGGGGAAGTGCGTGGCGACGTCGCGCAGTTCGAGCACGGGATCGGTCGTGACAGAGGGCTGCGTCATGACAGGGCGGGCGCGGCGTCGAAATGGAGTTCGCCGGCCTGGACGCGCAAACAGGCGTGAAGATGCCCGGGGGCGCTGGGTAGAAGCGCGGGCGTTTCGGCGGTGCAACGGGCGGTGGCGTATTCACACCGGGGAGCGAATGGGCAGCCGGGGAGCGGTTTCGAAACATCGGGCGGCAGGCCGGGAATCGTGAAGAGTTCGGCGCCCTTGGGCTGGAGCGACGGGATGGAGCGCTGCAGCGCGCGGGTGTAGGGGTGTTGAGGTTGAGAAAACA harbors:
- the truA gene encoding tRNA pseudouridine(38-40) synthase TruA, which encodes MKATSERTRWRAVCAYDGTNFAGWQSQAGGNAIQDVIEKALGKVLKTPVRIHGSGRTDAGVHALAQVFHFDAAWSHGAEKLRAALRVELPAAIQIAALRRAKPTFHARFDAKGKIYEYHVCLGEADPFTRLFVWPVFRALDLAAMQTAARRLTGRHDFRAFTALNGPEREDTVRDLRRLEVARRGRRIKITAEADGFLYKMVRSLAGTLVAVGEGKLTPAQVTGLLAGGVRTAAVPTAPGKGLFLRRVLYR
- a CDS encoding ComF family protein; its protein translation is MKNGWPQLGRGLVDTVFPPVCVNCNGLVEHNPEWRHVCPRCVAQMDFVHAPQCTTCGHPFYGHVIGERLCPHCESLHPAFREGRTAVLLKGAGRALVHGLKYHRQLHVLTDIAAVFRRSPALLDFVRDGRLVPVPLHPRKERERGYNQSLLLAETLAEVAGGATTVAPILRRVADTETQTHRDRRERQLNLKNAFALACDADINTSQHYLLVDDVFTTGSTLNSCALVLRRAGILNLDVVTFGHG
- the accD gene encoding acetyl-CoA carboxylase, carboxyltransferase subunit beta, with the translated sequence MSHFDKPTYNVRRTRKKDIPQGIYTKDPITGEALFTKDIVDNQMVSPKSGHHFPIGARERIAALVDKESFREIAANVRSGDPLTFVDSTPYPVRLKRYEKESTLPEAVITGTAKIHGIEVSLAVMDFRFCGGTLGSATGEKITRAIEEALERKCPCIIFSTSGGARMQEGILSLMQMAKTSAALGRLAEAGLPYVSVLTNPTTGGVSASFATIGDVILAEPGALIGFAGPRVIKDTTKQTLPPGFQTSEFLLKHGLVDQIVSRTEMRDRLGDLLLALHVKKSPGVKAKS
- a CDS encoding ABC transporter ATP-binding protein, whose product is MTQPSVTTDPVLELRDVATHFPVRSRGWFHREAEILKAVDGVTLSLARGEVLGLVGESGCGKSTLARTILQLVPTTSGTVLLNGRTLTGASERELAAARREMQLVFQDPYASLNPRMTVFDALAEPLRVHQIAPRDEIPRRVADLMARVGLAPRFMQKYPHEFSGGQRQRIAIARALALNPHILIADEPVSALDVSIQAQILNLLARLCREMNLSLIFIAHDLSVVKHISDRIAVMYLGKIVELGPALDVIDRPRHPYTQALVSAIPALKSDLGPAASRIVLDGDPPSPLSPPPGCAFHPRCRYAVARCRERVPPLLPAGENRTAACIRLDEI